In one Lycium barbarum isolate Lr01 chromosome 7, ASM1917538v2, whole genome shotgun sequence genomic region, the following are encoded:
- the LOC132603978 gene encoding agamous-like MADS-box protein AGL70, giving the protein MGRKKVEIKRIKEKSCRQVAFCKRRKGLLKKAKELSILCDVDVAVVIFSNNGKLYEFSNTNSLTGILQRYESHVEAEKEISAEILVEEHSKYSRFMTMGELLQTTERQLEETNADGLAVTDLVHLENELQTALIQARSRKTHLMLESVKGLHEKENLLLEENKLLEDNIARIKKNGTVNEMSPPHIICGQQRVTLNFL; this is encoded by the exons ATGGGGAGAAAGAAGGTAGAAATAAAGAGAATCAAAGAGAAAAGCTGTAGGCAAGTTGCTTTTTGTAAAAGAAGGAAAGGTCTATTGAAGAAAGCTAAAGAACTGTCTATACTGTGCGATGTTGATGTTGCTGTTGTTATCTTCTCCAACAATGGCAAACTCTACGAATTCTCCAACACTAACAG TCTGACAGGGATCCTTCAACGATATGAAAGCCACGTCGAAGCTGAAAAAGAGATCTCTGCAGAAATCCTGGTGGAAGAG CACTCTAAATACTCAAGGTTCATGACAATGGGAGAACTGTTACAAACAACAGAAAG GCAACTTGAGGAAACTAATGCTGATGGTCTCGCAGTGACTGATCTTGTCCATTTGGAAAACGAACTTCAAACTGCTCTAATACAAGCCAGATCTAGAAAG ACACATTTGATGCTTGAATCTGTTAAGGGTCTTCATGAGAAG GAAAATCTGCTGCTAGAGGAAAACAAACTTCTGGAGGATAAC ATAGCTAGGATCAAGAAAAACGGAACAGTGAATGAGATGTCACCACCCCACATAATTTGTGGACAACAGAGAGTGACCCTCAATTTTCTCTAG